In Zingiber officinale cultivar Zhangliang chromosome 3B, Zo_v1.1, whole genome shotgun sequence, a single window of DNA contains:
- the LOC121967741 gene encoding 40S ribosomal protein S15-like: MADASDAVDVGGAHPKKRTFRKFSYRGVDLDQLLDMGLDELVKLFGARARRRFQRGLKRKPMALIKKLRKAKRDAPPGEKPEPVRTHLRNMIIVPEMIGSIVGVYNGKTFNQVEIKPEMIGHYLAEFSISYKPVKHGRPGIGATHSSRFIPLK, from the exons ATG GCGGATGCTTCAGATGCGGTGGACGTCGGAGGGGCGCACCCCAAGAAGAGGACCTTCAGGAAGTTCTCTTACCGTGGGGTCGATCTGGATCAGCTCCTCGACATGGGCCTCGATGAGCTCGTTAAGCTATTCGGCGCACGTGCTCGCAGAAG GTTTCAAAGAGGGCTGAAGAGAAAGCCAATGGCTTTGATAAAAAAGCTACGCAAAGCG AAGCGAGATGCACCTCCAGGTGAAAAGCCTGAGCCAGTGAGGACCCATCTTAGGAACATGATAATAGTTCCCGAGATGATTGGGAGCATCGTTGGGGTCTACAATGGAAAAACATTCAACCAGGTTGAAATCAAG CCCGAGATGATTGGCCATTACTTGGCTGAGTTCTCCATCTCATACAAGCCTGTGAAGCACGGAAGACCTGGTATTGGTGCTACTCACTCCTCCAGGTTCATCCCCCTCAAGTAA
- the LOC122055232 gene encoding uncharacterized protein LOC122055232, whose product MSGIPQVAVKENGGVSFPYPMLSPHNYTVWAIKTEAILDAQGVWEAVEPMEGAQVDAKKDKKARAYILQCVPEDILLQITKKKTAKEVWDSLKTRYLGSDRVKKARIQTLKSEFDALRMTETDTIDEFAGKLSAMSNKFSALGATVEDSSLVKKLLDSVPDKFIPIVAGIEQFHDLETIPFEETIGRLKAYEERTLRLHDNTNDTEGELLLTHAEWQMRQKGSNVDTSSGGKGRGSSSPNRGKWRSHGRGTPSQDSAGGTSGNGRGTRDKRHIKCFNCEKMRHYASECYNKRRDDEAHLTCATDEEPTLMMTVSHEESDARHERQDTILLSEERLLPKMYRDIKKEDKDVWYLDNGVSNHMTGFKN is encoded by the coding sequence ATGTCTGGCATCCCACAAGTTGCTGTGAAGGAGAACGGCGGAGTGTCATTTCCCTATCCGATGCTAAGCCCTCACAATTATACTGTGTGGGCAATAAAGACAGAGGCGATCCTTGATGCTCAGGGAGTCTGGGAGGCGGTGGAGCCAATGGAAGGAGCCCAGGTGGATGCAAAGAAGGATAAAAAGGCACGTGCATACATCTTGCAGTGTGTCCCCGAAGACATACTTCTCCAGATCACAAAAAAGAAGACGGCGAAGGAAGTCTGGGACAGCCTCAAGACGAGGTACCTTGGAAGTGATCGAGTGAAGAAGGCACGCATACAAACGTTGAAGAGCGAGTTTGACGCCCTCCGGATGACGGAGACCGACacgattgatgagtttgctggcaaactcaGTGCTATGAGCAACAAGTTCTCCGCCCTTGGTGCCACGGTTGAAGATTCATCTTTGGTAAAGAAGTTACTCGATTCTGTCCCTGATAAATTCATCCCTATTGTTGCCGGTATTGAGCAGTTTCACGATCTTGAGACGATACCATTTGAGGAGACTATTGGGCGACTGAAGGCATACGAGGAACGAACATTACGATTACACGACAACACCAATGACACTGAAGGAGAGCTCCTACTTACTCATGCTGAATGGCAAATGCGACAGAAGGGGAGCAACGTGGACACTTCGTCAGGAGGAAAGGGGCGTGGATCCAGCAGCCCTAATCGTGGCAAATGGCGCAGTCATGGTCGTGGTACGCCGAGCCAAGACAGTGCAGGAGGCACTAGCGGCAACGGCAGAGGCACTCGTGACAAGAGACATATAAAGTGTTTCAATTGTGAGAAAATGAGGCATTATGCGTCCGAATGCTACAACAAGCGGCGTGATgatgaggctcacctcacttgCGCCACCGATGAAGAACCAACACTGATGATGACTGTGTCCCACGAGGAGTCTGACGCTAGGCATGAGCGGCAGGATACCATTCTGCTCAGTGAAGAGAGGTTGCTACCGAAGATGTACCGAGACATTAAGAAAGAAGATAAAGACGTCTGGTACCTTGACAACGGTGTCAGCAACCACATGACTGgtttcaagaactag
- the LOC121967743 gene encoding uncharacterized protein At1g76660-like, whose product MAANGHGGAGAGGGGASSRAVGGSPATSITAAAATAIGSAELPLRPQERLSRWGGCFGGLSCFGSQKRGKRIAPASRTPDGNASSSRVNGPQSAGISSENTILNLSILAPPSSPASFTNSTLPSTAQSPNCLLSMSAISPGGPSSTIFATGPYAHETQLVSPPVFSTFTTEPSTAPLTPPPELAHLTTPSSPDVPFARFLSSSLDIRSAAKENGMPYLSSNYGVGSEFQANYPLYPGSPSSSLISPASGTPRTGLSSPFPERDTPRQWDSSASAQDSPCSRNGASKLFGLNSAATRNFILCPDSSFFYPATSAQFHLDQAQQSAPHSGGRHSISREADVYSSGNRHSKACKQDVEEIEAYRASFGFSADEIITTQNYVEISNAVDESFTISPFANSKTGIDPCHTDEFADKGKRLSNSLDPMSTKLVTAQLEVGVDDSSDQDNIHAGSKPNCVCENTSPSVHGNIDSVGGEEISSRSSADLEPGKRAHPGQSFSDAEIDYRRARSLREANAKLTWRNSLN is encoded by the exons CTGAGTAGATGGGGAGGTTGCTTTGGAGGACTGTCCTGTTTTGGGTCACAAAAGAGAGGGAAACGAATTGCTCCAGCTTCCCGAACTCCAGACGGGAATGCATCATCTAGTCGTGTAAATGGCCCTCAATCTGCTGGAATTTCTAGTGAAAATACAATTCTGAACTTGTCTATTCTTGCCCCACCATCATCTCCAGCTTCTTTCACAAACTCAACACTCCCTTCGACAGCCCAATCACCCAACTGTTTGTTGTCAATGTCAGCAATTTCACCTGGAGGACCATCTTCAACCATTTTTGCAACTGGGCCATATGCTCATGAAACCCAATTGGTCTCACCTCCTGTTTTCTCTACCTTTACAACTGAACCTTCCACTGCACCACTGACCCCTCCACCTGAACTCGCTCACCTTACAACTCCGTCATCCCCAGATGTGCCTTTTGCTCGGTTTCTGTCATCATCTCTGGACATTAGAAGTGCTGCGAAAGAGAATGGAATGCCTTATTTATCATCTAATTATGGTGTTGGAAGTGAATTCCAGGCAAATTATCCTCTTTATCCTGGAAGTCCTTCTAGTAGCCTCATATCACCTGCCTCTGGAACCCCAAGAACTGGGCTATCATCTCCTTTTCCAGAGAGGGATACTCCTAGACAGTGGGATTCTTCTGCATCTGCCCAGGACTCACCATGCTCCAGGAATGGGGCATCAAAGCTTTTTGGGCTTAATTCAGCTGCAACGCGAAATTTTATACTATGTCCAGATTCCAGTTTCTTCTATCCTGCAACATCTGCTCAGTTTCACTTGGATCAGGCACAGCAATCAGCTCCTCATAGTGGAGGAAGGCATAGTATATCCAGGGAAGCTGATGTCTACTCCAGTGGCAACAGACATAGTAAAGCTTGCAAGCAAGATGTGGAAGAGATTGAAGCATACAGAGCATCATTTGGATTCAGTGCTGATGAAATCATCACAACACAAAACTATGTCGAGATATCAAATGCAGTAGATGAATCATTTACGATATCTCCATTTGCAAATAGTAAAACTGGGATCGATCCATGTCACACTGATGAGTTTGCCGACAAAGGGAAAAGGTTATCCAATTCACTTGATCCAATGAGCACAAAGCTAGTCACTGCTCAGCTTGAGGTTGGAGTGGATGACAGTTCTGATCAGGATAACATACATGCAG GTTCTAAACCAAACTGTGTTTGTGAAAATACCTCTCCTTCAGTTCATGGTAATATTGACTCAGTTGGTGGGGAGGAAATTAGTTCAAGGTCATCAGCTGATCTGGAACCTGGCAAGCGAGCACATCCAGGACAGTCATTCTCAGATGCAGAAATTGATTATAGGAGAGCGAGAAGTTTGAGAGAAGCCAATGCCAAGCTCACCTGGCGCAACTCACTGAATTAA